A part of Aspergillus flavus chromosome 1, complete sequence genomic DNA contains:
- a CDS encoding HAD-like domain-containing protein, translating to MAESPRYLTGDGEGIREFIDKFDVFLFDCDGVLWSGDHIFPGTNETLELLRSRGKQVVFVTNNSTKSRADYQKKLDSLGIPSTTEEIFSSSYSASIYISRILQLPENKRKVFVLGETGIEQELRSENVPFIGGTDPAYRRDITPEDYKRIAAGDPELLDPEVGVVLVGLDFHINYLKLSLAFHYVRRGAVFLATNIDSTLPNSGTFFPGAGSVSAPLIMALGKEPVSLGKPNQAMMDAIEGKFRFDRNRACMVGDRANTDIRFGLEGKLGGTLGVLTGVSSKEDFETGPTRPLAYLDKLSDLLGSN from the exons ATGGCAGAATCACCCCGCTATTTGACCGGAGACGGTGAAGGAATCCGCGAGTTCATAGACAAGTTCGAC GTCTTCCTCTTTGACTGCGATG GCGTCCTCTGGTCTGGTGACCATATCTTCCCCGGAACAAACGAGACACTGGAGCTGTTGAGAAGCAGAG GAAAGCAAGTCGTGTTCGTCACGAACAACAGCACCAAGTCGCGCGCCGATTACCAGAAGAAACTCGACTCCCTCGGCATCCCAAGCACAACG gaagagatcttctcctcctcatacAGCGCCTCAATCTACATCTCCCGCATTCTCCAGCTCCCCGAGAACAAGCGCAAGGTCTTCGTGTTGGGAGAAACCGGTATCGAGCAGGAGCTGCGCTCGGAGAATGTCCCTTTCATCGGTGGTACTGATCCTGCGTACCGTCGGGACATAACGCCTGAGGATTATAAGCGCATTGCTGCCGGGGATCCGGAGTTGCTGGATCCCGAAGTCGGAGTGGTCTTGGTGGGACTGGACTTCCATATCAATTACCTCAAGCTGTCTTTGGCGTTCCACTATGTACGTCGGGGTGCTGTTTTCCTGGCGACGAATATCGACTCTACTCTCCCGAACTCGGGGACCTTCTTCCCTGGTGCTGGCTCTGTGAGTGCACCTTTGATCATGGCCTTGGGCAAGGAGCCGGTCTCGTTGGGTAAGCCCAATCAGGCGATGATGGATGCCATCGAGGGGAAATTTAGGTTTGACCGGAACCGTGCGTGCATGGTTGGTGACCGTGCGAACACTGATATTCGGTTCGGCCTGGAAGGGAAGCTTGGAGGTACACTGGGTGTCCTTACTGGTGTCAGTAGTAAGGAGGATTTCGAGACAGGGCCTACTAGGCCTCTGGCGTATCTGGACAAGCTTTCGGATCTCTTGGGATCAAACTGA